TTTATGGCTTACAAAATAGTAAATCAGGGCAACTCTATAGCAAACAATGTTAGAAGTGAAGAAATTAATTTTGAATATGAGAGAGAAGTTACAACAAGAGAAAATGTAACTGCCCCTGAACCTACAGAAGAATATCCAGCTGATATACCTAATAGAGAAGAACTTATAGAATTAGCTGGAAAGTATCCAGATGTAAAAACCATATTAAAGAATGTAGAAAACTACCCAGATGAACTTTTAGAACTTATAGTAAGAAATCCAGAGACAATAAAATTTGTCCTAGATTATCCCAATAAATATCCAGCAGTAGATGAGGATAGTTCAATAGACATCACTCAGGAATATAAGGAAGGCGATATACCACTATTTTTACAATGGGACCAACGTTGGGGATATTATAATTACGGAAATTCTCCAATAGGACTTTCCGGTTGTGGACCAACAGTTTTATCAATGGTCATAGTGGCACTTACTGGTGATACTGAGAAAAATCCAAAATTTGTATCAGATTTCAGTTATGAGAACGGGTACTTTGTAGAAGGTTCAGGGTCTAGCTGGTCTCTTATGACAGATGGTGCCGAATCCTTTGGATTGAATTCAACAGTATTACCGTTAAGTGAAAAAACTATTAAATCAAATCTAAGAGAGGGTAATCCAATAGTTGTTAGTTTGAGACCAGGAGATTTTACTACAACAGGTCATTTCATTGTTTTGACAGGTATTACAGATGAGGGGAAAATAACAGTGCATGACCCAAATAGTATAGAAAGAAGCAATAAAGAATGGGATATAGATGTTTTTATGAAACAATCTAAAAATCTATGGGCATTCAGTAGTTAGCACTTTACATATACTTGTATGTATGATAATATTAGCTTATACGAACAAGTTAGATGAGGTGTGCTATAAATGAATATTGGTAAGGAACCAAAGTATAAACAATTAATGGATTTTATTATAGAATATATAAAAAATGGTGATCTGAAACATAACGATAAGATTTTTTCAGAAAATGAACTAATGGAGAAGTTTAATATCAGTAGACATACTGTAAGAACAGCCATAAATAGATTAGTTAATGAAGGATGGTTATATAAACAGCAAGGGAAAGGTACATTTGTATCTGACCCATCAGCTCATTTAAAGAACAAGGGTAAACTAATTGGTGTTGTAATAACTTATTTAAAAGATTATATATTCCCTGATATCATAACAGGAATAGAAGAAGTATTGAGCGAAGAAAATTATAGTATTCTTTTGGGTAGTACCAATAATAAAATTGAAAAAGAGAGAATGGTTCTTACTAATTTATTAAACAATAATTTGGCAGGTCTTATTATTGAACCTACAAAGAGTGTTTTCCCTAATCCTAATAAAGATATATATCAGAAATTCATAGATAGAGGGATTCCAATCATATATATACATGGACACTATAACAATATATCTGCTTCTTACATAGAGGAAGATGACAATCTAGCAGGTTTTATGGCAACAGAACACTTAGTTGAATTAGGGCATAAGAATATAGGCGGAATCTTCAAGAGTGACGATATTCAAGGACATGGACGATATGAAGGATTCATAAATTGTTTAAGGAAGCATGATTTGCCAATCTCAGAAAAAGGAACCATGTGGTTTAGTACTGAAGATATTGGTACTTTCTACAAGGATGAATCATACAGTAAAATAATTATAGAGAGATTGAGGGATTGTACAGCAGTGGTTTGTTATAATGACCAGATAGCTCTTAGGATATTAGAGATATTTGATAAAGCTGGAATAAATGTACCAGAGAATTATTCAGTAATAGGTTTTGATAATTCTAAGATAGCTGAATCTGCAAAGCTGACAACAATTGCACATCCTAAGTCTGCACTGGGTTCCAAAGCAGCTAAATCATTGATTAAGATTATCAATAATCAAAATCTAGTTATAAAAGAAAAGATGAGACCAACACTAATAGTAAGGGAATCATCAAAAAAAATAAAATAATTTTTTTTAACCTAACTTGTACGTACGAATTACAGTAAAATAGTAATATATGTAAGTATATATTATTTAATATATAAAATAAAAAAAGAAAGAAGGAGATTAATGTGGAGAACATAAAAAAAATGGAAATATGGTTTGTAACAGGAAGTCAACATCTGTATGGGGAAGAAACTTTGAAGCAAGTTGCTGTTGATGCAGAGACAATAGCTCAGGGATTAAATGAAAAGGTTAATTTTCCTGTTTCAATAATCTATAAGCCAACTGTTACTACTAATGATGAAATCTACAAAATATGTTTAGAAGCAAATCATAATGAAAAATGTATAGGATTAATTACGTGGATGCATACATTTTCACCTGCAAAAATGTGGATAGCAGGACTTACTAACCTAAAAAAACCTTTTGTTCAATTTCATACACAATCTAACAGATGTATTCCTTGGTCAGAAATCGATATGGATTTTATGAATCTCAATCAAACTGCTCATGGTGGTAGAGAATTCGGTTTTATTGGAAGCAGATTAAGAAAAGAGAGAAAGGTCATAGTAGGTTATTGGGAAGATGAGGAACCAATACATGAATTAGAGACTTTCATAAGAGCAGCGGCGGCTTGGCATGATAGTAAACAATTAAAGATAGCAAGATTTGGTGATAACATGCGAGAAGTTGCAGTTACCGAAGGAGACAAGGTTGAGGCTCAAATCAAGTTTGGGTATTCAGTAAGTGGATATGGATTAGGTGATTTAACTAAACATCTTGAAACAATACAACAAGATGAGATAGATGCAATATTAAAGGACTATGAAGAAAAGTATATTGTTGATGAGAAATTAAAAGAAAAGGGTGACATGAGAGAATCTCTCATTGAGGCTGCTAAGATAGAAATAGCATTGACTAGATTTTTAGAAGAAGGCGGATTCAAAGCTTTTACTACAACTTTTGAAAATCTCTATGGATTAACACAGTTACCTGGTTTAGCGGTACAACGTTTAATGGAAAAGGGTTATGGATTTGGAGCAGAAGGAGATTGGAAAACAGCTGCTTTAGTTCGTTCTATGAAAGTCATGAGCTATGGACTAGAAGGTGGTACCTCATTCATGGAAGATTATACCTACAACATGGATAAAGATAATGAGATGGTTTTAGGTTCACATATGTTGGAAGTTTGTCCATCAATATCCCAAGGAACTAAGCTTTCACTTGAAGTACATCCACTGGGAATAGGTGGAAAGGAAGATCCTGTCAGATTAGTGTTCAATACTCCAGAAGGTAAAGCGATAAATGCTTCAATAATGGATATGGGAAGTAGATTTCGAATGGTAGTTAATGAGTTAGAAGTTGTCAAGCCACTTGCTGACTTACCTAATCTACCTGTTGCCAGAGTTTGCTGGAAGCCATTACCTGACATGAAAACTTCTGTAGCAGCTTGGATATATGCTGGTGGCGCCCATCATTCAGGATTCAGTAAAGCAATAACTACTGAACATCTAAGGGATTTTGCTTCAATGGCAGATATTGAATTGGTTGTTATTGATAAAGATACTGATGTAGAAGATTTCAAGAAAGAATTGAGATGGAATGATATCTATTACCATATAGGTAAAGGTATTTAATCATAAGTTGATATTTCATTTATCAGAAAGGGGATTAATATGAGCAAATATACAATTGGTATAGATTATGGAACACAATCAGGTAGAGCAGTTGTTATTGACGTTAATACAGGAGAGCAGTTGGGAGAGGCTGTTACAGCATATCCTGATGGAGTAATTGATGAAAAATTACCTAATAGTGATATTAAGTTAGAACATGATTGGGCTCTTGAAAATCCAGATGATTATTTATATGTATTGGAAACAGCAGTGCCAAAAGCAGTTGAAATATCAGGAGTAGATGTGAGTGACATTATTGGAATAGGAATCGATTTTACATCATGTACTATGATGCCTGTCAATAAAGAGGGGAAAGTTTTATGTCAACTTAATCAGTATAAAGAGAATCCACATGCATGGGTAAAATTATGGAAACATCATGCGGCTCAAGATGAAGCTGACAGGCTAAATGCTATAGCCAGAGAAAGAAATGAAGAATTCCTTAGTAGATATGGAGGGAAAATATCTTCCGAGTGGCTCATACCAAAGATATGGCAGATATTGAATGAAGCACCAGAAATATATGAAGCGGCAGAATATTTTATGGAAGCTACAGATTGGATTACAATGCAGCTTACAGGCAATCTAGTGAGAAACAGTTGTACAGCTGGATATAAAGCCATTTGGAATAAGCAGAAAGGTTTTCCCGATAAAGAGTTTTTCAAGGCTCTAGATCAACGACTAGAGAATTTAGTAGATGATAAGTTAACAGGTCCTATTGAACCAATTGGAAGTAAAGCAGGAGAATTGACAGAAGCTATGGCTGAAAAGATGGGACTTAGATCAGGTATTGCAGTTTCTGTGGGTAATGTAGATGCTCATGTTGCGGCTCCAGCAGTCAAAGTAGTTAAACCGGGCAAGATGCTTATGATAATGGGCACATCAACATGTGATATTTTACTAGGAGATAAAGAAAAAATAGTTGATGGTATGTGTGGAGTAGTAGAAGATGGAGCAGTTGCAGGGTATTTTGCATATGAAGCGGGACAATCAGCTGTAGGAGATATTTTTGAATGGTTCGTCAATAATTGTATTCCTGAGAGTTATATGCAAGAGGCAGAAGAAAGAAATATAAATATTCATAATCTACTAGAAGAAAAAGCCAACAAGTTAAAGCCTGGTGAAAGTGGTTTGTTAGCCCTTGATTGGTGGAATGGGAATAGATCAACATTAGTTGATACCAATCTTACAGGTATGTTTTTGGGAATGACATTGTTGACAAAGCCAGAAGAGATGTATAGAGCGTTGATTGAAGCTACAGCTTTTGGTAAAAGAATGATCATAGAAACATTCAGGGAAGCAGGGGTTCCTGTTAAAGAACTATATGCTTGTGGCGGTTTGCCTGAAAAAAATAGGATGTTAATGCAGATATATTCTGATGTAACTAATATGGAGATTAAGATTTCAGCTTCAAAACAGACTCCAGCCCTAGGTTCAGCTATGTTTGGAGCGGTTGCAGCAGGAAAATGCAATGGCGGATATGATTCGATTATAGAAGCATCAGAACATATGGCAAAGGTAAAAGATGAAAGTTATGTACCAATTGAAGAGAATGTTCAGATATATAACAAGCTATTTGCTGAGTACAAAAGATTGTACCAATATTTTGGTACAGGTGAAAATAACGTAATGAAAAGGCTTAAGAAATTAAGTCAATCTCTAACTAGGGAGGGATAATATGTTAGAAAAATTGAAGCAGGAAGTTTTGGAAGCCAACCTTGAATTACCCAAAAAAGGTTTAGTAGTCTACACATGGGGAAATGTTAGTGGTATTGATAGAGATAAAAATCTAGTTGTAATAAAACCTAGTGGAGTAAAATACGAAGATTTGACTATAGATAAACTGGTAGTCATTGATTTAGATGGGAATGTTGTTGAAGGTGATTACAAGCCATCTTCTGATACAGCAACACATTTGGAATTATATAAAGCCTTTGGAGAAATTGGAGGAGTTGCCCACACTCATTCTGAATGGGCGACTAGTTATGCACAAGCTGGTGTCAATATTCCACCACTTGGTACAACACATGCAGATTATTTTTATGGAGATATTCCATGTACTAGAGCTATGAGAGCTGAAGAAATACAAAAGGAATATGAAAAACAGACAGGTAAGGTTATAATAGAGACATTTGACGGTCATAATCCCATGGAAGTTCCAGCTGTACTAGTTAAGGAACATGGACCATTCACTTGGGGGACAGATGCTCATAATGCTGTTTATAATTCCGTAGTTCTTGAAGAAGTTGCTAAGATGGCAGTTAAAACTTTTACTATAAAAAATGATATATTCGCACATAAGATGAGCCAAGATTTGCTAGATAAACATTATCTAAGAAAACATGGGGTTAATGCTTATTATGGGCAATAGATTGTTAGTGTAATATTATATAGGATTGAAGAATACCAAAAGAAAGTTACTGTACTATAAATAGAAGCAGTAGCTTTCTTTGATTAGTTATTATGTCCTTTACATGCTACAATCAAAATTTCATTATCTTCAATTTTATATATCAATCTATGTTCATCTGTAATTCTTCTACTCCAATAACCTCTTAAATTGTATCTAAGCGGCTCTGGTTTACCCAATCCTATGTTTCCATTTCTATCAATATCTTTAAGTAAAGTGTTTATACGCTTTAGGATTTTTTTATCTTCAATTAACCAAGAGGTATAATCTTGCCATGCTAGATCAGAAAATACTTTATTCATATTATTCTACCTCTATAAGATTTTTCTTTTTTGCATGACCTTTTTTTAGTTGGTCTATGGATTTCATAATATGTTCGTAGTTGGTTTTATTACCCATAACGAATATATTCTCTAATAGATTGTTATATTCAGTTTCACTCATCATAACAACATTTCCGCCATTTTTGCGTGTCACAATAATAGTTTCAAAATCATCGTTTGCAATATCACAATATTCTTTGAACTTTTGTCTAGCATTTGAATAATTAGTAGCTATCATATTATAACCCCTTTCTTATGTACAATATATTGTACAATTACATTATACTTATAGTATATGTAAATGTCAAATAAGATATTAAATAAATATTATAAGATATAATATTTAAAGTTATAAATATAATTTTTTCGGTTACTGTTGTTCTAGAGTATCTATTTCATCACTAAAACCAACTCCAAAATATTCTATTGTGGCTATAGTATAATTTTGACTTAATTCTCTCATTAATGGACCAAAATTTTTTATAGGTATCTATGGGTTTTAGCATATTTGGATATGGTCATTCCTGTTATTTTTTTGAATATTCTACTAAAGTAATATTGATTATTATATCCAACATACTGACCTATCTCATAATATTTCATGGAAGTACTTGCGACTAATGACTTAGCTGTATCTATCCTAATTTTTGTTAAATATTCCATGATAGTATAGTTAGTGTTTTTCTTGAATAGTCGATTCATATAGTCATAATTAAAATGAGTTATCTCTTCAACAATTTCAATCGTTATATTCTTGGGGTAATTCTTATTGAGAAAAAATATTAGATTGGAAATAGTATGGTATGTATTCTTATTCTCATTATCCTCAATACACGAATTAATATAAGCTTTTGCATATAGTATAAGTATCTCATTGAAGATACATGAAATCTGAAGCTTATAGTATTCGGTTTTGGAAAAGATTATATCTAGTGCTTTATCTAGGAGATTAAATATATCATTACACAAGTTACCAATATTACATAATGTGGGGATATATATATTAGAATCCTCATCTTCGTAGGTGGACCAGATAGAACTGGATATCCAACGCTTTCTGATATCTTTCATTAAATCATTAATCCTACCATTGCTAATATTAACATTAGCAATATTAGCATGTTCAAAATGTATGTAATAGTAGCTGCAAGGGGCTTTTTTATATCCAGTGTGAAATAGTCCTTTTTCTATAAAGATAGCATCATTTTCTTTTAAATGATAATTCTTTTTGTCTACAGTTAAGTATAAATCTCCAGTTTTTATTATATACATTATATATTCATCAGAGACTCTTTCAAAATGAGACCAAGGGGTGACATAATTAATGAAACCCATATTTATTGTTTTTGGCAAGATATTTGTTTTAATTTTGAACATAAGAATCACCTCCATATTTTAAGTCGAAATAGGATAAAAGATACGATTTTGTTTATTTTATTATAGCACATTGTTTGCTACAATACAGTTGTATTTAAAAAAGAATAATATTTTATAATTATTTATTAATATCCTGTTAACTAAGTATTTTACAGGGTTTTAGGTCAAGGATATTAACTAAATATTAGAAAGGAGAGGTGTAAAATGAAAAATAAAATTAGAATGGGAGTAATAGGATTAGGACAAATTTCTGATACTCATATTAATGGTATTGTTGACAGCCATGGGGGAGAAGTTGTAGCATTATGTGATGTAGATGAAATTAGGCTAGAAGAGTATAGTCATAAACTTAATATCAATAATAACATGTGTTACAGGAATTATAAGGAAATGATTGATGATAAGAATGTAGATGCGGTGTCCATATGTACTCCCAATGATACTCATTTTGACATTGCTAGGTATGCTATAGAGAAAAACAAACCTTTTGCTTTAGAGAAACCTATAACATTGAACAGGGAACAGGCAAAAATACTATGTGACATGTGCTATAGTAAAAATGTTAATCATATGGTATGTTTTTCGTACAGGTTCAAATCAGCAGCAAGATATGCCAGATATTTAGTTCAAAGTGGTTTTATTGGTAAGATTCGCCATGTGTATGGAAGTTATTATCAATCATGGGCTAATTCTAAGGAGATACCACTATACTGGAGATTCAACAAATTAAGAAGCGGTTCTGGTACATTAGGCGATATAGGTTGTCACATGATAGACTTGATTTCATTTATTGTAGGAGACATAACAGAAGTCTCAGGGGATAGTGGTACTTTTATAGAATCCAGACGTGAACAAGATGGTGATAAAATGTTACCAGTAGATGTTGATGATTATTTTAATGCACTTATCAAGCTTGATGACAATATATCTGGGACAGTTACCAGCTCACGTTTTGCATATGGTAGAGGGAATTACCAATCACTGGAGATATATGGCGAGAAAGGCGCATTGAGATATAATCTTGAAAAAGAGGATACTTTAGAAATGTGTTATAGCGATGTTATGGCAAGAGGCTGTCACTTTGTAGAGGTCACTATTCCAGATGAATTCAAAATGAGTCAAATGCAGCAATTCATTAATATAATCAATGGAAAAGGTGACGGTTTAGCTGGTAACTTAAAAGATGGTTATATCAATCAAGTGATTCTAGATACTATGTTACAATCTGACAAAGAAAGAAAATGGATAAAGATTAATTATTAGGAGGATAATGATGGAAAATATCAAAGTAACTATTTGGAATGAATTCAGACATGAAAAAAGTGATGAAGAAGTAAGAAAAGTATATCCTAATGGAATACATGAAGAACTAAAAAAACAGCTAGGTGTAGATAAACAATTAGTAATTAGAACTGCTACACTTGATGAACCAGAAAATGGACTTACAGATGAGGTATTAAATGATACAGATGTATTATTATGGTGGGGACATATGAGCCATGAAGAAGTTTTGGATGAAGTTGTTGAGAAGGTAAGACAGAGAGTGCTACATGGAATGGGACTCATAGTATTGCATTCAGGACATGGTTCAAAAATTTTTACAAAACTATGTGGAACCAATACTGGAGAGTTAAAATGGAGAGAACAAGGAGAAAAAGAGAGATTATGGGTAGTTGATTATTCTCATCCAATAGTTGAAGGAATTGGAGAATACATAGAATTAGAGCATGAAGAGATGTATGGAGAACCTTTTGGAATACCAGCACCTGATGAACTTGTATTCATAAGTTGGTTTGCAGGTGGAGAAGTATTCAGAAGCGGTGTAACTTATAAAAGAGGATTAGGTAAGATATTCTATTTCCGTCCAGGACACGAATCCTATCCAACTTATAAGAACGAAGCTGTCATCAAAGTAATCAAAAATGCTGTGAAATGGGCTAAACCATTGAATTATCCAAAATCAGTAGTGGGAAATACTAAGCCTTTGGAAGAGATTTAATCAAGTTAGAAAAATTGAATAAATAATAAAAAAACCTCTTTAACAAGATATAAAATCGATTTTTGTTAAGGAGGTTTTTATATACAGATATTAACCAAGTTCTTAATGATTTTTTATATTTCAAAATCTCATAGAATACCTTTAAGAAATTTAATTACATAAAAACATAAAAAACTATGAAATAATATTGCATAATTCTATAAAAGTATATATAATAAAACTTAACAATAGAAAAAAGGCGAAAGACAGCAAGCATCTTATTAAGAAATGATTTACAAATCATCATTATATAATATAATAAATATATAAGACATATGAAAATCACATTGAAGGTGCAAAAAAACTTAATTAGAAAGAGTGATATTATGGGTTGTTTATCAATAATTAATCAGTTATCTGAAGAATTTACTGTTTCAGAGAGTAAAATATCTAATTATATACTTAAGAACACTAACAAAGTATTGGGATTGAATGCCAATGAACTTGCAAAAATAAGTAAAGTATCGCCTGCATCTGTTGTGAGATTTACTCGTAAACTAGGATATGACAGCTATAGTGAGATGATGATACAGCTTGCTAGAGATGTTGAGTCTCAAAATAGTGAATATCTAGACTTTCTTTTACATTCAGATGATAGTTTTGAAGAGATGACTAAAAAAGTTATGCTAAACATTACATCCACATTAAATGAGACATATAATTTGCTGAAACCTAAACAATTAGAAGCTGCAATTGATGTTTTGAGAAAAGCCGAAACCATATATCTAT
The window above is part of the Vallitalea guaymasensis genome. Proteins encoded here:
- a CDS encoding C39 family peptidase, which gives rise to MENYPDNYSKVRNNTNRKQNRRTATGVIFFLLSCGLIAFMAYKIVNQGNSIANNVRSEEINFEYEREVTTRENVTAPEPTEEYPADIPNREELIELAGKYPDVKTILKNVENYPDELLELIVRNPETIKFVLDYPNKYPAVDEDSSIDITQEYKEGDIPLFLQWDQRWGYYNYGNSPIGLSGCGPTVLSMVIVALTGDTEKNPKFVSDFSYENGYFVEGSGSSWSLMTDGAESFGLNSTVLPLSEKTIKSNLREGNPIVVSLRPGDFTTTGHFIVLTGITDEGKITVHDPNSIERSNKEWDIDVFMKQSKNLWAFSS
- a CDS encoding GntR family transcriptional regulator, with the protein product MNIGKEPKYKQLMDFIIEYIKNGDLKHNDKIFSENELMEKFNISRHTVRTAINRLVNEGWLYKQQGKGTFVSDPSAHLKNKGKLIGVVITYLKDYIFPDIITGIEEVLSEENYSILLGSTNNKIEKERMVLTNLLNNNLAGLIIEPTKSVFPNPNKDIYQKFIDRGIPIIYIHGHYNNISASYIEEDDNLAGFMATEHLVELGHKNIGGIFKSDDIQGHGRYEGFINCLRKHDLPISEKGTMWFSTEDIGTFYKDESYSKIIIERLRDCTAVVCYNDQIALRILEIFDKAGINVPENYSVIGFDNSKIAESAKLTTIAHPKSALGSKAAKSLIKIINNQNLVIKEKMRPTLIVRESSKKIK
- the araA gene encoding L-arabinose isomerase, giving the protein MENIKKMEIWFVTGSQHLYGEETLKQVAVDAETIAQGLNEKVNFPVSIIYKPTVTTNDEIYKICLEANHNEKCIGLITWMHTFSPAKMWIAGLTNLKKPFVQFHTQSNRCIPWSEIDMDFMNLNQTAHGGREFGFIGSRLRKERKVIVGYWEDEEPIHELETFIRAAAAWHDSKQLKIARFGDNMREVAVTEGDKVEAQIKFGYSVSGYGLGDLTKHLETIQQDEIDAILKDYEEKYIVDEKLKEKGDMRESLIEAAKIEIALTRFLEEGGFKAFTTTFENLYGLTQLPGLAVQRLMEKGYGFGAEGDWKTAALVRSMKVMSYGLEGGTSFMEDYTYNMDKDNEMVLGSHMLEVCPSISQGTKLSLEVHPLGIGGKEDPVRLVFNTPEGKAINASIMDMGSRFRMVVNELEVVKPLADLPNLPVARVCWKPLPDMKTSVAAWIYAGGAHHSGFSKAITTEHLRDFASMADIELVVIDKDTDVEDFKKELRWNDIYYHIGKGI
- a CDS encoding ribulokinase, which gives rise to MSKYTIGIDYGTQSGRAVVIDVNTGEQLGEAVTAYPDGVIDEKLPNSDIKLEHDWALENPDDYLYVLETAVPKAVEISGVDVSDIIGIGIDFTSCTMMPVNKEGKVLCQLNQYKENPHAWVKLWKHHAAQDEADRLNAIARERNEEFLSRYGGKISSEWLIPKIWQILNEAPEIYEAAEYFMEATDWITMQLTGNLVRNSCTAGYKAIWNKQKGFPDKEFFKALDQRLENLVDDKLTGPIEPIGSKAGELTEAMAEKMGLRSGIAVSVGNVDAHVAAPAVKVVKPGKMLMIMGTSTCDILLGDKEKIVDGMCGVVEDGAVAGYFAYEAGQSAVGDIFEWFVNNCIPESYMQEAEERNINIHNLLEEKANKLKPGESGLLALDWWNGNRSTLVDTNLTGMFLGMTLLTKPEEMYRALIEATAFGKRMIIETFREAGVPVKELYACGGLPEKNRMLMQIYSDVTNMEIKISASKQTPALGSAMFGAVAAGKCNGGYDSIIEASEHMAKVKDESYVPIEENVQIYNKLFAEYKRLYQYFGTGENNVMKRLKKLSQSLTREG
- a CDS encoding L-ribulose-5-phosphate 4-epimerase, which encodes MLEKLKQEVLEANLELPKKGLVVYTWGNVSGIDRDKNLVVIKPSGVKYEDLTIDKLVVIDLDGNVVEGDYKPSSDTATHLELYKAFGEIGGVAHTHSEWATSYAQAGVNIPPLGTTHADYFYGDIPCTRAMRAEEIQKEYEKQTGKVIIETFDGHNPMEVPAVLVKEHGPFTWGTDAHNAVYNSVVLEEVAKMAVKTFTIKNDIFAHKMSQDLLDKHYLRKHGVNAYYGQ
- a CDS encoding Txe/YoeB family addiction module toxin, whose product is MNKVFSDLAWQDYTSWLIEDKKILKRINTLLKDIDRNGNIGLGKPEPLRYNLRGYWSRRITDEHRLIYKIEDNEILIVACKGHNN
- a CDS encoding type II toxin-antitoxin system Phd/YefM family antitoxin; protein product: MIATNYSNARQKFKEYCDIANDDFETIIVTRKNGGNVVMMSETEYNNLLENIFVMGNKTNYEHIMKSIDQLKKGHAKKKNLIEVE
- a CDS encoding AraC family transcriptional regulator; amino-acid sequence: MFKIKTNILPKTINMGFINYVTPWSHFERVSDEYIMYIIKTGDLYLTVDKKNYHLKENDAIFIEKGLFHTGYKKAPCSYYYIHFEHANIANVNISNGRINDLMKDIRKRWISSSIWSTYEDEDSNIYIPTLCNIGNLCNDIFNLLDKALDIIFSKTEYYKLQISCIFNEILILYAKAYINSCIEDNENKNTYHTISNLIFFLNKNYPKNITIEIVEEITHFNYDYMNRLFKKNTNYTIMEYLTKIRIDTAKSLVASTSMKYYEIGQYVGYNNQYYFSRIFKKITGMTISKYAKTHRYL
- a CDS encoding Gfo/Idh/MocA family protein, whose protein sequence is MKNKIRMGVIGLGQISDTHINGIVDSHGGEVVALCDVDEIRLEEYSHKLNINNNMCYRNYKEMIDDKNVDAVSICTPNDTHFDIARYAIEKNKPFALEKPITLNREQAKILCDMCYSKNVNHMVCFSYRFKSAARYARYLVQSGFIGKIRHVYGSYYQSWANSKEIPLYWRFNKLRSGSGTLGDIGCHMIDLISFIVGDITEVSGDSGTFIESRREQDGDKMLPVDVDDYFNALIKLDDNISGTVTSSRFAYGRGNYQSLEIYGEKGALRYNLEKEDTLEMCYSDVMARGCHFVEVTIPDEFKMSQMQQFINIINGKGDGLAGNLKDGYINQVILDTMLQSDKERKWIKINY
- a CDS encoding ThuA domain-containing protein; protein product: MENIKVTIWNEFRHEKSDEEVRKVYPNGIHEELKKQLGVDKQLVIRTATLDEPENGLTDEVLNDTDVLLWWGHMSHEEVLDEVVEKVRQRVLHGMGLIVLHSGHGSKIFTKLCGTNTGELKWREQGEKERLWVVDYSHPIVEGIGEYIELEHEEMYGEPFGIPAPDELVFISWFAGGEVFRSGVTYKRGLGKIFYFRPGHESYPTYKNEAVIKVIKNAVKWAKPLNYPKSVVGNTKPLEEI